The Streptomyces sp. NBC_00691 genome has a segment encoding these proteins:
- a CDS encoding Gfo/Idh/MocA family protein has product MKVGCIGLGDIAQKAYLPVLATLPGVELHLQTRTRATLDRVADTLHLPAAQRHGDLDSLLAAGLDAAFVHAPTAAHAEIAGRLLDAGVPTYVDKPLAYEYAESERIVELAEKRAVALAVGFNRRLAPSYAQCAEHPRELILLQKNRVGLPEDPRTFVLDDFIHVVDTLRFLLPGEIEHVDVRARIREGLMHHVVLQLSGDGFTAIGMMNRMNGSTEEILEVSGQDTKRQIINLSDVVDHKGQPTLRRRGDWVPVPRQRGIEQAVLAFLDAVRDGRVLSARDALQTHELCERVVREALTQAS; this is encoded by the coding sequence GTGAAGGTTGGCTGCATCGGACTCGGCGACATCGCGCAGAAGGCCTACCTTCCGGTCCTCGCCACCCTCCCCGGGGTCGAACTCCACCTCCAGACCCGCACCCGCGCGACGCTCGACCGGGTCGCCGACACCCTCCACCTGCCCGCCGCACAGCGCCACGGCGACCTCGACTCGCTGCTCGCCGCCGGACTCGACGCGGCCTTCGTCCACGCCCCGACCGCCGCGCACGCCGAGATCGCCGGCCGGCTCCTGGACGCGGGTGTCCCCACGTACGTCGACAAGCCCCTCGCCTACGAGTACGCCGAGTCCGAGCGGATCGTGGAACTGGCCGAGAAGCGCGCGGTCGCGCTCGCCGTCGGATTCAACCGGCGCCTCGCCCCCTCGTACGCGCAGTGCGCCGAGCACCCGCGCGAGCTGATCCTCCTTCAGAAGAACCGCGTCGGCCTGCCCGAGGACCCCCGCACCTTCGTTCTCGACGACTTCATCCACGTCGTCGACACCCTGCGCTTCCTCCTCCCCGGCGAGATCGAGCACGTCGACGTGCGCGCCCGGATCCGGGAGGGGCTCATGCACCACGTCGTGCTCCAGCTCTCCGGCGACGGGTTCACCGCCATCGGCATGATGAACCGGATGAACGGCTCCACCGAGGAGATCCTCGAGGTGTCCGGGCAGGACACCAAGCGCCAGATCATCAACCTCTCCGACGTCGTCGACCACAAGGGGCAGCCGACCCTGCGGCGGCGCGGGGACTGGGTGCCGGTGCCCCGCCAGCGCGGCATCGAGCAGGCCGTCCTGGCCTTCCTCGACGCCGTGCGCGACGGTCGGGTGCTCAGTGCCCGGGACGCCCTGCAGACGCACGAGCTGTGCGAGCGCGTCGTACGCGAGGCCTTGACCCAGGCTTCCTGA
- a CDS encoding FAD-dependent monooxygenase, with protein MEQHRAVVVGAGVGGLTAAVALHRAGRQVTVLERAADLAPVGAGIGLAPNAQRALDVIGLGDRVRALAAWQGDGGMRTPGGRWIARTNAEAAAARFGGPLVLLHRATLVDILTSALPDGTVRTGSAATLVDPGDDHRPARLATPDGEIEAALVVAADGIRSATRHALFPGHPGPRYAGCTTWRVVVPAPERPFAPHETWGAGRLWGTQPLKDGRIYAYAMAAAPAGGRAPDDEKAELLRLFGDWHHPVPEILAAADPALVLRHDVHHLPDPLPAFHRGRVALLGDAAHAMMPSLGQGGNQAIEDAVVLAHHVGPAAAPAPSGAARGAHRNGPAPDFVPSRDLAAYTADRLPRTTAIVRKAARTGAVTLLAARPAVALRTTLVSAVSRFGPGLVLRGFDGIADWRPPTAPGRSA; from the coding sequence ATGGAGCAGCACCGTGCCGTCGTCGTCGGCGCCGGCGTCGGCGGACTGACCGCCGCCGTCGCCCTCCACCGCGCCGGTCGGCAGGTCACGGTCCTGGAGCGGGCCGCCGACCTCGCCCCCGTCGGCGCCGGCATCGGACTCGCCCCCAACGCCCAGCGCGCCCTCGACGTCATCGGCCTCGGCGACCGCGTTCGCGCCCTCGCCGCCTGGCAGGGCGACGGCGGCATGCGCACCCCCGGCGGCAGGTGGATCGCCCGTACGAACGCCGAGGCCGCCGCCGCCCGCTTCGGCGGGCCGCTCGTCCTGCTCCACCGGGCCACCCTCGTCGACATCCTCACCTCCGCCCTCCCCGACGGGACCGTCCGCACCGGGTCCGCCGCCACGCTCGTCGACCCCGGCGACGACCACCGCCCCGCCCGCCTCGCCACCCCCGACGGCGAGATCGAGGCCGCACTCGTGGTCGCCGCCGACGGCATCCGTTCGGCGACGCGGCACGCCCTCTTCCCCGGCCACCCCGGCCCGCGGTACGCGGGCTGCACCACCTGGCGGGTCGTCGTCCCGGCCCCCGAGCGGCCCTTCGCCCCGCACGAGACCTGGGGCGCCGGGCGCCTGTGGGGGACGCAGCCCCTCAAGGACGGCAGGATCTACGCCTACGCGATGGCCGCCGCCCCCGCGGGCGGCCGGGCGCCCGACGACGAGAAGGCCGAACTCCTGCGCCTGTTCGGCGACTGGCACCACCCCGTCCCCGAGATCCTCGCCGCCGCGGATCCCGCGCTGGTCCTCCGCCACGACGTCCACCACCTGCCCGACCCGCTGCCGGCCTTCCACCGGGGCCGGGTCGCACTCCTCGGCGACGCCGCGCACGCGATGATGCCGAGCCTCGGACAGGGCGGGAACCAGGCGATCGAGGACGCCGTCGTCCTCGCCCACCACGTCGGCCCCGCGGCCGCCCCCGCGCCCTCCGGTGCCGCGCGCGGTGCCCACCGCAACGGCCCCGCGCCCGACTTCGTCCCGAGCCGTGACCTCGCCGCGTACACCGCCGACCGGCTGCCCCGTACCACCGCCATCGTCCGCAAGGCCGCCCGCACCGGAGCCGTCACCCTGCTCGCGGCCCGCCCCGCCGTCGCGCTGCGCACCACGCTCGTCAGCGCGGTCTCGCGGTTCGGCCCGGGGCTCGTCCTGCGCGGTTTCGACGGCATCGCCGACTGGCGGCCGCCGACGGCCCCGGGCCGGTCCGCGTAA
- a CDS encoding TetR/AcrR family transcriptional regulator, with amino-acid sequence MTSATPSAAPPGPTGSTGPIGPPESPGPFGAPGAPGAPGTTASTASRADRIGDAALDLLVERGMRGLTHRAVDERAGLPQGSTSNHARTRQALLETAVRRQVELESRVLTPDELPGATGPRAAEGVPGGEPAPGGPGEGVSVDTGTLADALSLALHRYLTDHRALLVSRYELALEATRRPELRAFFDAAGSVFHGPLIAMTAAAGSSEPERHALSLIAWCEGLMFSCAAGSFHAAVPGRAELRTGFDELLRGMLGDETGPGRGESTGTARERGGRCPT; translated from the coding sequence ATGACCTCGGCGACGCCCTCCGCTGCCCCTCCCGGCCCGACCGGATCCACCGGCCCGATCGGGCCTCCTGAATCCCCCGGACCCTTCGGCGCTCCCGGCGCTCCCGGCGCTCCCGGCACCACCGCCTCCACCGCCTCCCGTGCGGACCGCATCGGCGACGCCGCCCTGGACCTGCTCGTGGAGCGCGGCATGCGGGGCCTGACCCATCGCGCGGTGGACGAGCGGGCGGGACTGCCCCAGGGGTCGACGTCGAACCACGCCCGCACCCGCCAGGCTCTCCTGGAGACGGCCGTACGACGCCAGGTGGAGCTGGAGTCCCGGGTCCTGACCCCGGACGAACTGCCGGGCGCCACCGGGCCCCGAGCGGCGGAAGGGGTTCCCGGCGGGGAACCGGCACCGGGAGGGCCGGGCGAAGGGGTGAGCGTCGACACCGGCACCCTCGCGGACGCCCTCTCCCTCGCACTGCACCGCTATCTCACCGACCACCGCGCCCTGCTCGTCTCCCGCTACGAGCTGGCCCTGGAGGCGACCCGCCGCCCCGAACTCCGCGCCTTCTTCGACGCCGCCGGTTCCGTCTTCCACGGCCCCCTGATCGCGATGACGGCTGCGGCCGGCTCGTCCGAGCCCGAGCGCCACGCGCTCTCCCTCATCGCCTGGTGCGAGGGGCTGATGTTCTCCTGCGCCGCCGGCTCCTTCCACGCCGCCGTGCCGGGCCGCGCGGAACTGCGCACCGGATTCGACGAGTTGCTTCGGGGCATGCTCGGCGACGAGACCGGTCCGGGCCGCGGGGAAAGCACTGGCACGGCCCGTGAGCGTGGGGGACGATGCCCCACATGA
- a CDS encoding DinB family protein: MIAESTDSTPRVDPSTTSGEREALEQWLDFHRATLARKCEGLDDAQLRTLSAPPSELSLLGLVRHMAKVEQGWFRNVLAGEKAPKLYSTEEDRDRDFHVTDEDTYAEAHATWQAEIAHARTVAAARGLDDLGEGEHHSGKPYNLRWIYLHMIEEYARHNGHADLVRERIDGATGD, translated from the coding sequence ATGATCGCCGAAAGCACCGACAGCACCCCCCGGGTCGACCCGTCCACGACCTCGGGCGAGCGCGAAGCCCTGGAACAGTGGCTCGACTTCCACCGCGCGACCCTCGCGAGGAAGTGCGAGGGGCTCGACGACGCCCAGCTGCGCACCCTGTCCGCCCCGCCCTCCGAGCTCAGCCTGCTGGGCCTCGTCCGCCACATGGCGAAGGTCGAGCAGGGCTGGTTCCGCAACGTCCTGGCCGGCGAGAAGGCGCCGAAGCTCTACTCGACCGAGGAGGACCGGGACCGGGACTTCCACGTCACCGACGAGGACACCTACGCGGAGGCCCACGCGACCTGGCAGGCGGAGATCGCCCACGCGCGCACCGTGGCCGCCGCGCGCGGTCTCGACGACCTCGGGGAGGGCGAGCACCACTCCGGGAAGCCGTACAACCTGCGCTGGATCTATCTGCACATGATCGAGGAGTACGCCCGCCACAACGGCCACGCGGACCTCGTCCGGGAGCGGATCGACGGCGCGACCGGCGACTGA
- the ung gene encoding uracil-DNA glycosylase produces the protein MTDTSMLPESWRGVLGEELRKPYFAQLTEFVEEERAAGPVFPPKDEVFAALDATPYDKVKVLILGQDPYHGEGQGHGLCFSVRPGVKTPPSLRNIYKEMQAELGHPVPDNGYLMPWAEQGVLLLNAVLTVRSGEANSHKGKGWEKFTDAVITAVASRPDPAVFVLWGNYAQKKLPLIDEERHVVVKGAHPSPLSAKKFFGSQPFTQIDAAVAAQGHEPIDWRIPDLG, from the coding sequence GTGACCGACACCAGCATGCTGCCCGAGTCCTGGCGGGGTGTTCTCGGCGAGGAGCTGCGGAAGCCGTACTTCGCCCAGCTCACCGAGTTCGTCGAGGAGGAGCGCGCCGCGGGACCGGTCTTCCCGCCGAAGGACGAGGTGTTCGCCGCCCTCGACGCCACCCCGTACGACAAGGTGAAGGTCCTGATCCTCGGTCAGGACCCCTACCACGGCGAGGGTCAGGGCCACGGCCTCTGCTTCTCGGTCCGGCCCGGGGTGAAGACCCCGCCCTCCCTGCGGAACATCTACAAGGAGATGCAGGCCGAGCTCGGCCACCCCGTCCCGGACAACGGCTATCTGATGCCGTGGGCCGAGCAGGGCGTCCTCCTGCTCAACGCCGTGCTGACCGTCCGCTCCGGCGAGGCGAACTCGCACAAGGGCAAGGGCTGGGAGAAGTTCACCGACGCGGTGATCACCGCCGTCGCCTCCCGCCCCGACCCCGCCGTCTTCGTCCTCTGGGGCAACTACGCCCAGAAGAAGCTGCCCCTCATCGACGAGGAGCGGCACGTGGTGGTCAAGGGCGCCCACCCCTCGCCGCTCTCGGCGAAGAAGTTCTTCGGGTCGCAGCCCTTCACCCAGATCGACGCGGCCGTCGCGGCTCAGGGACACGAGCCGATCGACTGGCGCATCCCGGACCTCGGCTGA
- a CDS encoding ABC transporter substrate-binding protein → MFNRTSLQAAAALVSISLVTGCSVFSDSDSAGDQRIVVGTTSSPTTLDPAAAWDNSWELFRNVFQTLVSFPTGSTTPDSDAADCKFSDTSSRVFECKLLEGLTFSNGHKLDAKAVQYSIERIRTINFKGGPNGMLGSLDKIETVGDRTVVFRLNKSDATFPMVLATPAMSLVDPAEYPADQLRKDGKLTGSGPYVLDSYTERESAELTKNPTYKGFADRKNGGVTIRYFDESEAMVAALKKKEIDATYRGLTAEEVIELQDDKPENQGLQIVESTGADIRYLVFNTQDPTIAKPAVRKAIAQVVDRDELVSKVYQGTAEPLYSMVPKGIAAHTTKFFDRFGDPDAKKAKKILRDAGITETVELNFWYTTDRYGSSTAAEFKELKRQLEETGLFKVTIEGKPWKDFQAGYQKGEYPVFGRGWFPDFPDPDNFVAPFVGKENVLGTPYVSPRITGELLPKSRRESDRGTVTDEFVEAQEIMVQDVRLLPLWQGKLYIAARDDIGGGEGALDPQTVMQLWELSRRASW, encoded by the coding sequence ACCAGTCTGCAGGCCGCTGCAGCCCTTGTGTCCATATCCCTGGTAACCGGATGCAGTGTCTTCTCGGACAGTGATTCGGCCGGGGATCAGAGGATCGTCGTCGGTACGACGAGCTCTCCCACCACGCTTGACCCGGCTGCCGCCTGGGACAATTCGTGGGAGCTCTTCCGGAATGTCTTCCAGACCCTGGTGAGTTTCCCGACAGGCAGCACGACCCCGGATTCCGATGCCGCGGACTGCAAGTTCTCGGACACCTCCAGCCGGGTCTTCGAGTGCAAGCTCCTGGAGGGCCTCACGTTCTCCAACGGACACAAGCTGGACGCCAAGGCCGTGCAGTACTCGATCGAGCGCATCCGCACGATCAACTTCAAGGGCGGCCCGAACGGCATGCTCGGCTCGCTCGACAAGATCGAGACCGTCGGCGACCGGACCGTCGTCTTCCGGCTCAACAAGTCGGACGCCACCTTCCCGATGGTCCTCGCCACACCGGCGATGTCCCTCGTGGACCCGGCCGAGTACCCGGCCGACCAGCTCCGCAAGGACGGCAAGCTCACCGGTTCGGGGCCGTACGTCCTCGACTCGTACACCGAGCGCGAGTCGGCCGAGCTGACCAAGAACCCCACGTACAAGGGCTTCGCCGACCGTAAGAACGGCGGCGTGACCATCCGGTACTTCGACGAGTCCGAGGCGATGGTCGCCGCGCTCAAGAAGAAGGAGATCGACGCCACCTACCGCGGCCTCACCGCCGAGGAGGTCATCGAACTCCAGGACGACAAGCCCGAGAACCAGGGCCTGCAGATCGTCGAGTCGACCGGCGCGGACATTCGCTACCTGGTCTTCAACACCCAGGACCCCACGATCGCCAAGCCCGCGGTCCGCAAGGCCATCGCGCAGGTCGTCGACCGCGACGAACTGGTCAGCAAGGTCTACCAGGGCACCGCCGAGCCCCTGTACTCCATGGTGCCCAAGGGGATCGCCGCCCACACCACCAAGTTCTTCGACCGCTTCGGCGACCCGGACGCCAAGAAGGCCAAGAAGATCCTCCGTGACGCCGGCATCACCGAGACCGTCGAGCTGAACTTCTGGTACACGACGGACCGCTACGGCTCCTCGACCGCCGCCGAGTTCAAGGAGCTCAAGCGCCAGCTGGAGGAGACCGGCCTCTTCAAGGTCACCATCGAGGGCAAGCCCTGGAAGGACTTCCAGGCGGGTTACCAGAAGGGCGAGTACCCGGTCTTCGGCCGAGGCTGGTTCCCCGACTTCCCGGACCCGGACAACTTCGTGGCGCCGTTCGTCGGCAAGGAGAACGTCCTCGGCACGCCGTACGTGAGCCCCAGGATCACCGGCGAACTGCTCCCGAAGTCCCGCCGCGAGAGCGACCGCGGGACCGTCACGGACGAGTTCGTGGAGGCCCAGGAGATCATGGTCCAGGACGTCCGGCTGCTGCCCCTGTGGCAGGGCAAGCTGTACATCGCGGCCCGTGACGACATCGGCGGCGGTGAGGGCGCGCTCGACCCGCAGACCGTCATGCAGCTCTGGGAGCTGAGCCGCCGGGCCAGCTGGTAG